A DNA window from Hevea brasiliensis isolate MT/VB/25A 57/8 chromosome 2, ASM3005281v1, whole genome shotgun sequence contains the following coding sequences:
- the LOC110669063 gene encoding BEACH domain-containing protein C2 isoform X2, translating to MEDDEEKKETRETSGKDPGNTGIVSVVEDIIGMSHQENVNFAGGSHMEIGNNNVVSQEYNSVDTVMDEDQFELVSLKDQEKAAGGLQAGHVDSNQSSNSEHQRRLSDEFYEASQNLSGTFRADLCSPPMTEFRHDRSISSPGPERQFGSTIKPSYSSTSLDSAYFADVGFSPIGSPPRPKPKAVMPNVSPELLHLVDSAIMGKPESLDKLKNIVSGVESFGNGEDAAETIAYLVVDSLLATMGGVESFEDEDNNPPSVMLNSRAAIVAGELIPWLPWVGDSEIYMSPRMRMVRGLRAILRACTRNRAMCSMAGLLGVLLGSAEKIFVQDVDSTAPMRWDGTPLCQCIQHLAGHSLTVIDLHRWFEVITRTLTTAWASCLMRAMEKAMGGKESKGPACTFEFDGESSGLLGPGESRWPFANGYSFATWIYIESFADTLNTATAAAAIAAAAAAKSGKSSAMSAAAAASALAGEGTAHMPRLFSFLSADSQGIEAYFHAQFLVVECGSGKGKKASLHFTHAFKPQCWYFIGLEHICKQGLLGKAESELRLYIDGSLYETRPFEFPRISKPLAFCCIGTNPPPTMAGLQRRRRQCPLFAEMGPIYIFKEPIGPERMARLASRGGDVLPTFGNGAGLPWLAINEHVRTMAEESSLLDAEIGGCIHLLYHPSLLSGRFCPDASPSGSAGMLRRPAEVLGQVHVATRMRPVEALWALAYGGPMSLLPLAISNVHKDSLEPKQGSLPLSLATATLAAPVFRIISIAIQHPRNNEELCRTRGPEILSKILNYLLRTLSSLDTGKYDGVGDEELVAAVVSLCQSQEHNHSLKVQLFSTLLLDLKIWSLCNYGLQKKLLSSLADMVFSESLVMRDANAIQMLLDGCRKCYWTICEKDSVNAFSLDEVVRPMGELNALVDELLVIIELLIGAAPPSMAADDLRCLLGFIVDCPQPNQVARMLHLIYRLIVQPNTARAHSFAEAFIKSGGIETLLVLLQREAKAGDHNIPESVTKSDSLSVEENETDGGNEVPEKQQNNEVNNFTSNEKDCEYEPSEGSGSPAASFTSMRIERVSSVSENPSIKNLGGISLSISADNARNNVYNVDKSDGVVVAIIGLLGALVTSGHVKFDSCTPSDMTSNFLGGGLQEGGGSMFDDKVSLLLFALQKVFQAAPNRLMTTNVYTALLAASINASSAEDGLNFYDSGHRFEHSQLLLVLLHSLPYASRALQSRALQDLLFLACSHPENRSSLTKMEEWPEWILEVLISNYEMGATKKSNLASLGDIEDLVHNFLIIMLEYSMRQKDGWKDIEATIHCAEWLSIVGGSSTGDQRVRREESLPIFKRRLLGGLLDFAARELQVQTQVIAAAAAGVAAEGLSPREAKAEAENAAQLSVALVENAIVILMLVEDHLRLQSKLSCASRVVDSSPSPLSLVSPLNNRSSSLTSTGRDSFDALGDLRSSDSGGVPLDVLASMADANGQISAAVMERLTAAAAAEPYESVSCAFVSYGSIAMDLPGGWKYRSRLWYGVGLPSKTAGFGGGGSGCESWNSALEKDANGNWIELPLVKKSVSMLQALLLDESGLGGGLGIGGGSGTGMGGMALLYQLLDSDQPFLCMLRMVLLSMREEDDGETSMLMRNVITEDGVSEGTLPVDNNARLSMRKPRSALLWSVLSPVLNMPISDSKRQRVLVASCVLFSEIWHAVSRDRKPIRKQYLEAILPPFVAVLRRWRPLLAGIHELATADGLNPLIVDDRALAADALPLEAALSMISPAWAAAFASPPAAMALAMIAAGAAGGEISAPTTTAQLKRDSSLLERKSTRLHTFSSFQKPLEMTNKTPALPKDKAAAKAAALAAARDLERNAKIGSGRGLSAVAMATSAQRRNASDMERVKRWNTTEAMGVAWMECMQPFDTRSVYGKDFNAVSYKFIAVLVASFALARNMQRSEVDRRAQVDVIAQHHLSSGIRAWRKLVHCLIEMNSLFGPLGNYLCTPERIFWKLDFMESSSRMRRCLKRYYRGSDHFGAAANYEDQIERKHDQGNVPVLAAEAISMEGVNEDDEHAEIDILDGNAYDAEQSGESQPRPLETTDENLQPSAESSDAQHAGDQDLESTSAVAPGYVPGDLDERIVLELPSSMVRPLMVVRGTFQVTSRRINFIVDATESNAVDGMESSESRDQEKDHSWLISSLHQIYSRRYLLRRSALELFLVDRSNFFFDFGCTEGRRNAYRAIVQLRPPHLNNIYLATQRPEQLLKRTQLMERWARWEISNFEYLMQLNTLAGRSYNDITQYPVFPWILSDYCSKKLDLSDPSSYRDLSKPVGALNPDRLKKFQERYSSFDDPIIPKFHYGSHYSSAGTVLYYLVRVEPYTTLSIQLQGGKFDHADRMFSDVAATWNGVIEDMSDVKELVPELFYLPEILTNENSVDFGMTQLGGKLDSVKLPPWAENPVDFIHKHRMALESEHVSAHLHEWIDLIFGYKQRGKEAILANNVFFYITYEGTVDIDKISDPVQQRATQDQIAYFGQTPSQLLTVPHLKKKPLADVLHLQTLYVTRGGNLLLICCVLWGRINLWYSSLT from the exons ATGGAAGACGATGAAGAAAAGAAAGAGACCAGAGAAACTTCTGGGAAGGATCCAGGAAATACTGGAATAGTTAGTGTTGTAGAAGACATTATAGGAATGTCTCATCAAGAAAATGTAAATTTCGCTGGTGGCAGCCATATGGAGATAGGAAATAATAATGTAGTTTCCCAAGAGTATAATTCTGTAGATACGGTTATGGATGAAGACCAGTTTGAACTGGTATCTTTGAAAGATCAAGAGAAGGCTGCTGGTGGGTTACAGGCTGGTCATGTCGATTCAAACCAGTCATCCAATTCAGAGCATCAGAGACGATTATCTGATGAATTTTATGAAGCCTCTCAAAATTTATCTGGGACATTTAGGGCTGACCTTTGTTCTCCTCCAATGACTGAATTTCGACATGATCGCTCAATATCAAGCCCTGGGCCTGAGAGACAATTTGGTTCTACTATTAAGCCATCATACTCATCAACCAGTCTTGATTCTGCTTACTTCGCAGATGTTGGATTCTCTCCCATTGGTTCACCACCAAGGCCTAAACCAAAAGCTGTTATGCCAAATGTGTCTCCAGAGTTATTGCATTTAGTGGATTCTGCTATCATGGGAAAGCCTGAAAGCTTGGACAAGCTGAAGAACATTGTCAGTGGAGTTGAGAGTTTTGGAAATGGGGAGGATGCAGCAGAGACCATTGCTTACTTGGTAGTTGATTCACTCCTGGCCACAATGGGTGGAGTTGAAAGTTTTGAGGATGAGGATAACAATCCTCCTAGTGTAATGTTGAACTCTCGGGCTGCCATTGTGGCAGGTGAACTCATTCCTTGGCTTCCTTGGGTGGGTGATAGTGAGATTTACATGTCCCCTAGGATGCGGATGGTGAGGGGGTTGCGTGCTATATTGAGGGCTTGCACAAGAAATAGAGCAATGTGCTCTATGGCTGGTCTGTTAGGAGTTCTTTTGGGATCAGCAGAGAAGATCTTTGTTCAAGATGTTGATTCAACAGCACCGATGAGATGGGATGGAACTCCTTTATGCCAGTGCATTCAACACTTGGCAGGGCATTCACTTACTGTTATTGATTTGCATAGATGGTTTGAAGTCATTACAAGAACGCTTACTACTGCATGGGCATCTTGCTTAATGCGTGCCATGGAGAAAGCAATGGGAGGAAAGGAGTCAAAGGGACCAGCATGTACTTTTGAGTTTGACGGTGAAAGCTCTGGTTTGCTTGGTCCAGGGGAGAGCCGTTGGCCATTTGCCAATGGATATTCATTTGCAACATGGATCTATATTGAATCATTTGCAGACACATTGAACACGGCTACTGCAGCTGCTGCAATTGCTGCAGCAGCAGCAGCCAAGTCAGGAAAATCATCTGCCATGTCAGCTGCAGCTGCTGCCAGTGCGCTTGCTGGTGAAGGCACAGCCCACATGCCACGACTTTTTAGTTTCTTATCAGCTGATAGCCAGGGGATAGAGGCCTACTTTCATGCACAATTTTTGGTTGTTGAATGTGGTAGTGGAAAGGGAAAGAAGGCCTCATTGCATTTTACTCATGCATTCAAGCCACAATGCTGGTATTTTATTGGTTTGGAACATATTTGCAAGCAGGGGCTACTAGGGAAAGCAGAGAGTGAACTGAGATTATATATTGATGGATCATTATATGAAACTCGCCCTTTTGAGTTCCCTCGGATCTCCAAGCCACTTGCATTTTGTTGCATTGGGACAAATCCCCCTCCTACAATGGCTGGTTTACAACGTAGACGTCGTCAGTGCCCTTTGTTTGCTGAGATGgggcctatttatatctttaAGGAGCCAATTGGTCCAGAAAGGATGGCACGTTTAGCTTCTAGAGGAGGGGATGTGCTGCCCACTTTTGGTAATGGTGCAGGACTTCCTTGGCTTGCAATAAATGAGCATGTTCGAACCATGGCAGAGGAAAGTTCACTTCTGGATGCAGAGATTGGAGGGTGCATTCACCTTCTTTATCACCCCAGTTTGCTTAGTGGGCGTTTCTGTCCAGATGCTTCCCCTTCGGGTTCTGCAG GCATGCTGCGACGACCGGCTGAGGTACTTGGACAGGTCCATGTTGCAACAAGAATGCGACCAGTGGAGGCATTGTGGGCCTTGGCCTATGGAGGTCCTATGTCTTTACTTCCTCTTGCAATAAGCAATGTGCATAAAGATAGTCTGGAACCAAAACAGGGAAGTCTTCCTTTGTCTTTAGCCACAGCTACTTTGGCTGCCCCAGTATTCCGAATTATTTCCATAGCTATTCAACATCCAAGAAACAATGAAGAGTTGTGTCGAACCAGAGGCCCTGAGATTCTTTCAAAAATCTTGAACTATCTTCTTCGAACCTTGTCGTCATTGGATACTGGAAAATATGATGGTGTAGGAGATGAGGAACTTGTGGCAGCTGTTGTCTCCTTATGCCAATCCCAAGAGCATAATCATTCACTCAAAGTGCAACTTTTTAGTACACTGTTATTGGATCTCAAAATTTGGAGCTTATGCAACTATGGACTGCAAAAGAAACTTCTATCATCACTAGCAGACATGGTTTTCTCAGAGTCATTGGTAATGCGAGATGCCAATGCTATTCAGATGCTTCTTGATGGCTGCAGAAAATGCTATTGGACAATCTGTGAGAAGGACTCTGTGAATGCTTTTTCACTGGATGAGGTAGTACGTCCTATGGGTGAATTGAATGCTCTGGTTGATGAACTCTTAGTGATCATTGAACTTCTAATAGGAGCAGCACCACCTTCAATGGCTGCAGATGATCTCCGCTGTTTACTTGGGTTCATTGTTGATTGCCCTCAACCCAATCAG GTTGCCAGGATGTTGCATCTGATATACAGGCTTATAGTACAGCCAAATACAGCTAGGGCTCACTCGTTTGCTGAGGCATTCATAAAAAGTGGTGGGATAGAAACACTTCTTGTTCTGCTGCAACGGGAAGCTAAAGCTGGTGATCATAATATTCCAGAATCGGTGACAAAGAGTGATAGCTTGTCTGTGGAGGAAAATGAAACTGATGGAGGCAATGAGGTTCCAGAAAAGCAGCAGAATAATGAAGTAAATAATTTTACTTCAAATGAGAAAGATTGTGAATACGAACCATCTGAAGGCAGTGGCAGCCCTGCTGCTTCATTCACTAGTATGAGAATTGAAAGGGTGTCATCCGTTTCTGAAAATCCATCTATTAAGAATTTGGGTGGTATCAGTCTTTCAATTAGTGCTGATAATGCTAGAAATAATGTTTACAATGTTGACAAAAGTGATGGTGTAGTTGTTGCAATCATTGGGCTACTAGGTGCTCTAGTAACATCTGGGcatgtgaaatttgactcatgTACACCCTCAGATATGACAAGCAACTTTTTGGGTGGTGGACTACAAGAAGGAGGCGGTTCAATGTTTGATGATAAAGTTTCTCTTCTACTTTTTGCATTGCAGAAGGTTTTCCAAGCAGCACCAAACAGGCTTATGACTACCAATGTATACACAGCTTTATTGGCAGCCTCG ATTAATGCATCTTCAGCAGAGGATGGGCTGAACTTCTATGATTCTGGTCATCGCTTTGAACATTCACAACTTCTGTTGGTTCTTTTGCATTCGCTGCCGTATGCATCTAGGGCTTTGCAAAGTAGGGCATTGCAG GATCTTCTGTTTTTGGCTTGCAGTCATCCAGAAAACAGAAGCAGTCTTACAAAAATGGAGGAATGGCCTGAGTGGATTCTAGAGGTTCTGATCTCTAATTATGAG ATGGGTGCGACAAAAAAATCTAATTTGGCAAGTTTAGGGGACATTGAGGATCTCGTACACAACTTCTTGATTATAATGTTAGAGTATTCAATGCGGCAGAAGGATGGTTGGAAG GATATTGAAGCAACTATTCATTGTGCAGAATGGCTTTCTATTGTGGGGGGATCTAGCACGGGAGACCAACGAGTTAG ACGTGAAGAATCACTCCCAATATTTAAAAGAAGGCTTTTGGGTGGCTTATTGGATTTTGCTGCAAGAGAACTGCAGGTTCAG ACTCAAGTTATTGCTGCAGCAGCTGCTGGTGTTGCAGCTGAGGGTTTATCACCAAGAGAGGCTAAGGCAGAAGCAGAAAATGCTGCTCAGCTTTCCGTGGCATTGGTCGAAAATGCTATTGTCATTTTAATGCTTGTTGAAGATCATTTACGGTTACAAAGCAAGCTCTCTTGCGCATCACGGGTTGTTGATAGTTCCCCTTCTCCCCTATCCCTTGTATCACCCCTCAATAATCGTTCAAGTTCATTGACATCAACCGGTCGTGATTCATTTGATGCTCTAGGTGATCTCAGATCCAGTGACTCTGGGGGAGTACCTCTCGAT GTCCTTGCTTCAATGGCTGATGCAAATGGGCAAATTTCTGCTGCTGTGATGGAACGTCtcacagcagcagcagcagctgaACCTTATGAGTCTGTTTCTTGTGCTTTTGTATCATATGGGAGTATTGCTATGGATTTACCTGGGGGTTGGAAATATAGGAGCAGgttgtggtatggtgttggcctTCCTTCCAAAACAGCTGGCTTCGGTGGTGGTGGCAGTGGCTGTGAATCTTGGAATTCTGCTTTGGAAAAGGATGCAAATGGAAACTGGATTGAACTTCCTTTGGTGAAGAAGTCAGTTTCCATGCTCCAAGCTTTACTGTTGGATGAGTCTGGACTTGGTGGTGGTCTTGGTATAGGTGGAGGATCAGGAACTGGAATGGGAGGAATGGCATTACTATACCAGTTGTTGGACAGTGATCAACCATTCTTATGCATGCTCCGCATGGTTCTTTTGtcaatgagagaagaagatgatggtGAAACCAGTATGCTCATGAGGAATGTAATCACAGAGGATGGCGTGTCAGAAGGAACTTTGCCTGTAGATAATAATGCTCGACTTTCAATGAGAAAACCACGGTCAGCCTTGTTGTGGAG TGTACTTTCACCTGTTCTAAATATGCCCATTTCTGATTCAAAGAGACAGAGAGTTTTGGTTGCATCTTGTGTTCTTTTTTCTGAG ATATGGCATGCTGTTAGCAGAGACAGAAAACCTATTCGAAAACAGTACCTTGAGGCTATTTTACCACCATTTGTTGCTGTTTTGCGGAGGTGGCGGCCACTTCTTGCTGGAATTCATGAGCTTGCTACTGCTGATGGTTTAAATCCTCTTATTGTTGATGATCGTGCACTAGCTGCTGATGCGCTCCCTTTAGAG GCTGCTCTCTCTATGATCTCTCCAGCTTGGGCAGCTGCATTTGCTTCACCACCAGCTGCTATGGCACTGGCAATGATTGCTGCTGGTGCTGCAGGTGGGGAAATCTCAGCTCCTACAACTACTGCACAACTTAAGCGTGACTCTTCCTTGCTTGAGCGGAAATCAACTAGACTACATACCTTTTCAAGTTTCCAAAAACCTTTAGAGATGACTAACAAAACACCAGCACTTCCGAAGGATAAGGCCGCAGCAAAAGCTGCGGCATTGGCTGCAGCACGTGATCTTGAACGTAATGCTAAGATCGGTTCTGGAAGAGGCCTTAGTGCAGTTGCAATGGCCACATCTGCTCAACGAAGAAATGCCAGTGACATGGAGCGTGTGAAGAGATGGAATACTACTGAAGCCATGGGAGTCGCCTGGATGGAATGTATGCAACCATTTGACACAAGATCAGTCTATGGGAAAGATTTCAATGCTGTATCTTATAAATTTATTGCAGTCCTTGTTGCAAGTTTTGCTTTAGCTAGAAACATGCAGCGATCAGAG GTTGATAGGCGTGCTCAAGTTGATGTAATAGCTCAACATCATTTATCTAGTGGTATTCGTGCTTGGAGAAAGCTTGTTCATTGCTTGATAGAGATGAACAGCCTTTTTGGGCCACTTGGGAACTACTTGTGCACTCCTGAACGT ATCTTTTGGAAGCTAGACTTTATGGAAAGTTCTTCAAGGATGAGAAGATGTTTGAAGAGGTATTATAGGGGGTCTGATCATTTTGGTGCTGCTGCTAATTACGAGGATCAAATTGAGAGGAAACATGATCAAGGGAATGTTCCTGTTCTGGCAGCGGAAGCAATCTCAATGGAAGGAGTAAATGAGGATGATGAACATGCAGAAATTGATATTTTAGATGGTAATGCCTATGACGCAGAACAGAGTGGAGAGAGTCAGCCAAGACCATTGGAAACAACCGATGAAAACCTGCAGCCATCTGCAGAATCAAGTGATGCTCAACATGCTGGTGACCAAGACTTAGAAAGTACATCAGCAGTTGCACCAGGATATGTTCCTGGTGACCTTGATGAAAGGATTGTTCTTGAACTTCCATCGTCTATGGTCCGGCCTCTAATGGTTGTGCGAGGAACATTTCAA GTAACATCTAGAAGGATAAATTTTATAGTCGATGCCACTGAAAGCAATGCTGTGGATGGAATGGAATCTTCTGAATCAAGAGACCAAGAAAAAGATCACAGCTGGTTGATTTCTTCCCTCCATCAGATTTATAGCCGAAG ATATCTTCTTAGAAGAAGTGCTCTGGAACTTTTTTTGGTTGACCGGTCAAACTTCTTCTTTGATTTTGGG TGTACTGaggggagaagaaatgcttaccGAGCAATTGTTCAATTACGTCCTCCTCATTTGAACAACATTTATCTAGCAACTCAG AGACCTGAACAACTTCTGAAGAGAACTCAACTTATGGAACGCTGGGCTAGGTGGGAG ATCAGCAATTTTGAATATCTCATGCAGCTTAATACTCTGGCTGGACGTAGTTATAATGATATAACTCAG TATCCAGTATTCCCTTGGATTCTTTCTGATTACTGTTCAAAGAAATTGGATCTTTCTGATCCTTCTTCTTATCGAGATCTTTCAAAG CCTGTTGGTGCATTGAATCCTGATCGGCTAAAAAAATTTCAAGAAAGATATTCTAGCTTTGATGATCCTATCATCCCAAAGTTTCATTATGGTTCTCATTATTCAAGCGCTGGGACA GTATTATATTATCTTGTTAGAGTAGAACCATATACAACCCTTTCAATTCAACTGCAAGGTGGAAAATTTGATCATGCAGATCGGATGTTTTCAGATGTTGCTGCTACTTGGAATGGAGTTATTGAGGACATGAGTGATGTGAAGGAATTG GTTCCCGAGTTGTTTTATCTCCCTGAGATCTTAACCAATGAAAATTCAGTTGACTTTGGCATGACGCAGTTAGGAGGAAAGCTTG